A DNA window from Arachis duranensis cultivar V14167 chromosome 3, aradu.V14167.gnm2.J7QH, whole genome shotgun sequence contains the following coding sequences:
- the LOC107480977 gene encoding UDP-glycosyltransferase 91A1, with amino-acid sequence MARDEENEKQLHIVMFPWLAFGHMIPYLELAKLIAQKGHKVTFISTPRNINRLPKLPQNLTTLLKYVNLPLPRVDNLPENVEATTDVTYDVVPYLKKAFDLLQQPFAQFLESSNADWVLFDFIPFWVPSVASKLGIKTAFYSIFPAPLMGFLGSPLCLMGNDPIRTQPENFTVPPPWVPFPSTVAFRYFEIMRISDVLSDNASGISDKYRFGAAIQNCDFVAVRGCTDFQPEWFQVLRNIYQKPVLPVGQLPTTGFAGGEDNDAWRWMKEWLAKQARGRVVYVAFGSEAKPSQEEVREIALGLEKTELPFFWVLRTRRGTSDTEELRLPEGFEVRTKERGVVWTSWAPQLKIIGHESVGGFLTHSGWTSVVEAVEKEKPLVLLTFLADQGINARVVEEKKMGYSVPRNELDGSFTSDAVAESVRLVMVEEEGRVYRENIKKVKHFFVNEERQERYVDELLSHLRSH; translated from the coding sequence ATGGCCAGAGACGAGGAAAACGAAAAGCAGCTACACATAGTAATGTTCCCATGGTTGGCTTTTGGACACATGATCCCTTACCTCGAGCTGGCCAAGCTCATAGCTCAAAAGGGTCACAAAGTCACTTTCATCTCCACACCAAGAAACATAAACCGCCTCCCAAAACTCCCACAAAACCTCACCACACTCCTCAAATACGTCAACCTCCCACTACCCCGAGTCGACAATCTCCCGGAGAACGTCGAGGCCACAACTGACGTCACATACGACGTCGTTCCGTACCTCAAGAAAGCTTTTGACTTACTCCAACAACCCTTTGCCCAATTTCTAGAATCTTCCAACGCCGACTGGGTCCTCTTCGACTTCATTCCATTTTGGGTTCCTTCCGTTGCTTCCAAACTCGGCATCAAAACCGCCTTCTACAGCATCTTTCCCGCTCCTCTAATGGGCTTCCTCGGGTCTCCTCTCTGTCTCATGGGTAACGACCCAATCCGTACCCAACCCGAAAACTTCACCGTCCCTCCGCCGTGGGTCCCATTCCCTTCCACCGTGGCATTCCGTTACTTCGAGATTATGAGAATATCTGATGTTCTCTCCGATAACGCCTCTGGCATCTCCGACAAGTACCGCTTCGGCGCTGCCATCCAAAACTGCGACTTCGTCGCGGTTAGGGGATGCACCGACTTCCAACCCGAGTGGTTTCAGGTGCTGCGGAATATTTACCAGAAACCTGTTCTCCCGGTTGGCCAGCTCCCCACGACGGGGTTTGCCGGTGGCGAAGACAACGACGCGTGGCGGTGGATGAAGGAGTGGCTTGCCAAGCAGGCGCGTGGGAGAGTGGTGTACGTGGCGTTCGGGAGCGAAGCGAAACCAAGCCAGGAGGAAGTAAGGGAGATAGCTCTCGGGTTGGAGAAAACGGAGCTTCCGTTCTTTTGGGTGCTTAGGACTCGACGGGGAACTTCCGACACGGAGGAGCTGCGTCTGCCGGAGGGGTTCGAGGTGCGAACGAAGGAGAGGGGAGTGGTGTGGACGAGTTGGGCGCCGCAGTTGAAGATAATAGGGCACGAGAGTGTGGGTGGATTCTTGACTCACTCCGGTTGGACTTCGGTGGTTGAGGCTGTTGAGAAGGAGAAGCCATTGGTGCTGCTTACATTTCTTGCGGACCAGGGGATCAACGCAAGGGTGGTCGAGGAGAAGAAAATGGGGTATTCTGTGCCAAGGAACGAGTTGGATGGGTCGTTTACGAGCGATGCGGTGGCTGAGTCGGTTAGGCTTGTGATGGTGGAAGAAGAGGGAAGGGTTTATAGAGAGAATATAAAAAAGGTGAAGCACTTTTTTGTGAATGAAGAGAGACAAGAGAGGTACGTTGATGAGTTGCTAAGCCACCTTCGCAGCCACTAG